A genomic region of Trifolium pratense cultivar HEN17-A07 linkage group LG3, ARS_RC_1.1, whole genome shotgun sequence contains the following coding sequences:
- the LOC123913304 gene encoding THO complex subunit 1, which produces MEVFKSAILQPGPPESFALQTVQEVIKPQRQTKLAQDENQSLENILRLLLQEFVSAAVQCGEKVMQYGQSIDANETSQGHIPRLLDIVLYLCEKEHIEGGMIFQLLEDLTEMSTMKNCKDIFGYIESKQDILGKQELFARGKLVMLRTCNQLLRRLSKANDVVFCGRILMFLAHFFPLSERSALNIKGVFNTSNETKYEKVPVEGICIDFNFYETFWGLQDYFSNPASIIHSPIKWKKFTSSLSVVLNTFEAQPLSDEEGDANNLEEEAVNFSIKYLTSSKLMGLELKDPSFRRHVLVQCLILFNYLKAPGKGEKDLPSENMKDEITSCEERVKKLIELTPPKGKEFLYKIEHILEREKNWVWWKRDGCPPYEKQPTEKKVVQDGSKKRKPRWRLGNKELSQLWKWADQNPNALTDPQRVQTPSINEYWKPLAEDMDPSAGIEAEYHHKNNRVYCWKGLRLSARQDLEGFSKFTEYGIEGVVPPELLPPDVRSKYQAKPTDRSKRGKKEEAKNTANQVEENQIATSATEIDGESIRTDTTTTPMEFDAAALPQGGTSNSDELQKNNSSDTDIGQEAGQLETDADAEVEAGIIDETDADADADADADADLDPVG; this is translated from the exons ATG GAGGTATTTAAAAGTGCCATATTACAGCCCGGGCCACCTGAAAGTTTTGCTTTGCAGACTGTTCAAGAAGTAATAAAGCCTCAG AGACAAACTAAATTGGCCCAAGATGAGAACCAGTCCCTAGAAAACATTTTACGGCTGCTACTTCAGGAATTCGTG TCGGCAGCAGTACAGTGTGGGGAGAAAGTAATGCAATACGGGCAATCAATTGATGCTAATGAAACTAGTCAAGGCCACATTCCCCGTCTTCTTG ATATAGTGCTATATCTGTGTGAGAAGGAACACATTGAAGGTGGTATGATTTTTCAGTTGTTGGAAGACTTGACAGAAATGTCTACAATGAAAAACTGCAAGGATATTTTTGGCTATATAGAGAGTAAACAAGATATATTGGGAAAG CAAGAACTTTTTGCTCGAGGAAAACTTGTGATGCTGAGAACATGCAATCAACTTCTTCGCCGTCTTTCAAAG GCAAATGATGTGGTCTTTTGTGGAAGAATTCTTATGTTTCTGGCTCATTTCTTTCCGTTATCAGAGCGATCTG CCTTAAATATCAAGGGAGTTTTTAACACATCAAATGAAACAAAATATGAGAAAGTACCCGTAGAAG GCATATGCattgatttcaatttttatgaAACTTTTTGGGGCTTACAG GACTACTTTTCAAACCCTGCTTCTATTATTCATTCTCCAATAAAGTGGAAAAAGTTCACCTCCAGTTTGTCG GTTGTACTGAATACATTTGAAGCACAACCTTTAAGTGATGAAGAGGGAGATGCTAATAATTTGGAAGAAGAGGCGGTTAACTTTAGTATAAAATATCTCACAAGCAGTAAACTAATGGGTCTAGAG TTGAAGGATCCAAGTTTTCGACGTCATGTTCTTGTGCAGTGTCTCatattgtttaattatttgaag GCCCCTGGAAAAGGTGAGAAGGATTTGCCATCTGAAAACATG AAAGATGAGATCACATCGTGCGAAGAACGTGTTAAGAAACTTATTGAACTGACTCCACCCAAAGGGAAAGAGTTCCTTTACAAAATTGAGCATATATTAGAACGAGAAAAGAATTGG GTGTGGTGGAAACGTGATGGCTGCCCACCATATGAAAAACAACCTACGGAAAAGAAAGTGGTACAAGATGGGTCGAAGAAGCG TAAGCCAAGATGGAGATTGGGTAACAAAGAACTGTCTCAGTTGTGGAAGTGGGCAGATCAAAATCCG AATGCTTTAACTGATCCTCAGCGTGTTCAAACACCTTCAATTAATGAGTACTGGAAACCCTTGGCTGAAGAT ATGGATCCTTCTGCCGGAATAGAAGCTGAATATCACCACAAGAATAACCGG GTTTATTGTTGGAAAGGTCTTCGGCTTTCAGCACGGCAAGACTTGGAGGGATTTTCTAAG TTTACTGAATATGGAATTGAAGGGGTTGTACCACCAGAACTTTTGCCACCTGATGTCCGATCTAAATACCAAGCTAAACCAACTGACAGAAGTAAACGTGGTAAAAAGGAAGAGGCGAAAAACACTGCTAATCAAGTCGAGGAAAATCAG ATTGCTACATCTGCAACTGAAATAGATGGTGAAAGTATTAGAACCGATACCACAACAACCCCTATGGAATTTGATGCCGCTGCTCTCCCTCAAGGAGGAACCTCAAATTCTGATGAACTTCAAAAGAATAATAGCTCAGATACTGATATTGGTCAGGAAGCGGGTCAATTGGAAACAGATGCAGATGCTGAAGTTGAAGCTGGAATCATAGATGAGACCGATGCAGATGCAGATGCCGATGCCGATGCAGATGCTGATTTAGATCCAGTTGGCTAA
- the LOC123913305 gene encoding disease resistance protein RPS2-like — MDALSSIASNVALPLLRQFTYVLMYNSYLIELETEIQKLQREEKEMKHSVEAAKRNGEEIEDTIRDWFSRVQSSIEEAQSFLQGEDKERVGCLDVYSRYTNSQRAKSLVDILCGIKKETFDRISYRCALKCNFSSSARGYVDLESRTTMLNEILSVLKEDSTVHMIGVYGMAGVGKTALVKELAWKAEKDSIFDVVVVANVTKSPDVGTIRAEIADGLGLKFDELTEVGRASRLRQRIRQEMKILVVLDDIWGKLSLTEVGVPFGDDHEGCKVLVTSRDLNVLATDLGAKKVYRLEVLSEDESWKLFEKRGENAVTDLSIQPVAMKVAKNCAGLPLLIVNLVEALKNKDLYAWKDALEQLTNFDFDGCFYSKVYSAIELSYDSLESQELKTFFLLLGSMGNGYNVKDLLVYGWCLGLHKHVDTLADGRNRLHKLIDNLRDACFLLEGERDSVEALEVVRVVAASISSKLKPFFAVERNAKLKEWPRKDFLKNCHHIFLDWCLIDELPERLECPNLKILKLHSQGNHLKVHDNFFDQMKELKVLSLGGVNCTPSLPSSLALLTNLQALALCKCVLEDISIVGEITSLEILNLSESELRVIPPEIQKLINLRLLNLTDCSTLQIVPRNLLSSLTSLEELYMGISNVQWEVKVKEIENLNKYSILSELKNLHQLSTLNMHINDASLFPRDMLSFGRLESYKILIGQGWKFSEEESENYKSSRILKLNLSMDPRFLMDYGIKMLMNRAEDLYLAELKGVKEVLYELNDEGFSRLKHLNIQNCDEMESIIGSTIWSHHDNAFPNLESLILHNVMKLERICSEPLPTQAFAKLQVVKVKNCDLMEFVFLHSMVQHLSELVEIEISECRIMNYIIAKKRQEDEGETDKIALPKLRSLTLESLPSLVSLSPESCIKDSENNSDFSSQLLNDKVEFPCLETLKIHSINVQRIWDDQLSTHSCFENLTKLTVDGCENLKYLFSYSVAERLVKLEHLLIGSCKLVEEIFVPGEIMSHIAHVHDEIMSHIPHIRKSSHVEMVPIFPNLETLVISNMDNLKSIWPNQLTENSFCKLKEMEITSCDQLLNVFPSHVLNKLQSMESLSISNCLALEVVYEIDAIREEEELEISLRTLSLGNLPNLKYLWNKDPQGNIKYQNLFKVKVTKCESLKHMFPFSVAKDLLQLQVLEISDSGVEEIIAKDQGEDKEEHVGLVFTRLLSLKFLNLQELRCFCSGNHNFRFPLLNKLYVVECPKMETFSHGILRASILRKICLNQNGDQWYWEGDLNTTIRNLFNRGFQGRLLVS, encoded by the exons ATGGACGCTCTTTCTAGCATAGCGTCAAACGTGGCTTTACCTCTCCTACGACAATTTACTTATGTGTTGATGTACAACAGTTACCTCATTGAACTCGAGACTGAGATTCAGAAGCTGCAGAGGGAGGAGAAAGAAATGAAGCACAGTGTTGAAGCTGCAAAAAGGAATGGTGAAGAGATTGAAGACACGATTCGCGACTGGTTTTCTAGGGTGCAATCATCCATAGAAGAAGCACAATCATTCCTTCAAGGCGAAGACAAAGAAAGAGTTGGATGCTTAGATGTGTACTCGAGGTACACGAACAGTCAGAGAGCAAAAAGCCTGGTGGATATTCTTTGTggaataaaaaaagaaacatttgaTAGAATTTCATACCGTTGTGCATTGAAATGCAATTTCAGTTCTAGTGCTAGAGGTTATGTGGATTTGGAATCAAGAACAACAATGTTGAATGAAATTTTGAGTGTCTTAAAAGAGGATTCTACTGTTCACATGATTGGAGTGTATGGAATGGCTGGTGTAGGTAAAACTGCATTGGTGAAGGAGCTAGCATGGAAAGCCGAGAAAGATAGTATATTCGATGTGGTAGTGGTGGCTAATGTGACAAAGTCTCCTGATGTGGGAACGATTCGAGCCGAAATAGCTGATGGGTTAGGGCTTAAGTTTGATGAGCTGACTGAGGTAGGACGGGCGAGTCGGTTACGTCAAAGGATTAGGCAGGAGATGAAGATTCTTGTGGTATTGGACGATATTTGGGGGAAGCTTAGTTTAACCGAGGTTGGTGTTCCTTTTGGTGACGATCATGAAGGTTGCAAAGTGTTGGTAACATCCAGAGATCTTAATGTGTTGGCTACTGACTTAGGTGCAAAGAAGGTTTATAGACTCGAAGTTTTGTCCGAGGATGAGAGTTGGAAATTGTTTGAAAAGAGAGGAGAGAATGCTGTTACAGATCTTAGCATTCAACCTGTAGCAATGAAAGTAGCCAAAAATTGTGCTGGTTTGCCACTTTTGATTGTTAATTTGGTGGAAGCATTGAAGAACAAGGATTTATATGCTTGGAAGGATGCACTCGAGCAGTTAACAAATTTCGATTTTGATGGATGTTTCTATTCTAAAGTGTATTCAGCTATTGAACTAAGTTATGATTCTTTAGAAAGCCAAGAACTCAAAACATTCTTCCTTCTTTTAGGTTCAATGGGAAATGGTTATAACGTAAAAGATTTGTTGGTGTATGGTTGGTGTTTAGGTTTGCATAAACATGTCGATACATTGGCAGATGGAAGAAACAGACTTCACAAATTGATAGACAATTTGAGAGATGCATGTTTTCTTCTTGAAGGCGAAAGAGATTCTGTTGAGGCGCTTGAAGTTGTTCGAGTAGTGGCTGCCTCCATTTCATCCAAGCTGAAGCCGTTCTTTGCCGTGGAGAGAAATGCCAAATTGAAAGAATGGCCAAGAaaagattttttgaaaaattgtcaTCATATTTTCTTGGATTGGTGTTTGATTGATGAACTTCCTGAGAGGTTAGAATGTCCTAACTTGAAGATACTCAAACTTCACTCTCAAGGTAACCATTTGAAAGTTCATGATAATTTCTTTGATCAAATGAAAGAACTTAAGGTACTAAGTTTAGGAGGCGTGAATTGTACTCCGTCACTTCCTTCATCTCTAGCTCTTTTGACAAACCTCCAAGCACTTGCTCTTTGTAAATGCGTGTTGGAAGACATTTCTATTGTTGGAGAAATCACAAGTTTAGAGATTCTTAATCTCTCAGAATCCGAGCTTAGAGTGATCCCTCCTGaaatacaaaaattgataaatcTACGGTTGCTCAACTTGACTGATTGCTCAACACTTCAAATAGTACCTCGCAATCTGCTATCAAGCCTGACAAGCTTAGAAGAGCTCTATATGGGGATCTCTAATGTTCAATGGGAGGTTAAggttaaagaaattgaaaaccTAAACAAATATTCAATTCTAAGTGAGTTGAAAAATTTGCATCAACTATCAACTTTGAATATGCACATAAACGATGCTTCACTTTTTCCTAGAGACATGCTTTCTTTTGGAAGACTAGAAAGTTACAAGATTTTGATCGGTCAAGGATGGAAATTTTCCGAGGAGGAGTCTGAGAACTACAAAAGTTCAAGAATTCTTAAGCTCAATTTGAGCATGGATCCAAGATTTCTCATGGATTATGGAATAAAAATGTTGATGAATCGCGCTGAAGATTTGTATTTAGCTGAACTGAAAG GTGTCAAAGAAGTACTTTATGAATTGAATGATGAAGGATTTTCGCGATTGAAGCATCTTAATATTCAAAATTGTGATGAAATGGAGAGCATTATCGGATCAACCATATGGTCTCATCATGATAATGCTTTTCCCAACTTGGAATCTTTGATTCTTCATAATGTGATGAAATTGGAGAGAATATGCAGTGAACCACTTCCAACGCAGGCTTTTGCAAAACTACAAGTTGTTAAAGTGAAAAATTGTGATTTGATGGAATTTGTTTTCTTGCATTCAATGGTTCAACACCTTTCAGAACTTGTTGAAATTGAGATTTCTGAATGTAGAATTATGAATTACATCATAGCCAAGAAAAGACAAGAGGATGAAGGAGAAACTGACAAGATCGCGCTCCCAAAATTGCGTTCACTCACACTGGAATCTTTACCTTCCCTTGTTAGTCTCTCTCCTGAGTCATGCATTAAGGATAGTGAAAACAACAGTGACTTCTCTAGTCAACTTTTGAATGATAAG GTTGAATTTCCATGTTTAGAGACCTTGAAGATTCACTCAATCAATGTCCAGAGGATATGGGATGACCAACTTTCAACACATTCTTGCTTcgaaaatttgaccaaattgactGTAGATGGTtgtgaaaatttgaaatatctATTTTCATACTCAGTGGCTGAAAGACTTGTGAAACTTGAACATCTTTTAATTGGTTCATGCAAATTGGTAGAGGAGATATTTGTCCCTGGTGAAATTATGAGTCACATTGCTCATGTCCATGATGAAATTATGAGTCACATTCCTCATATTAGAAAATCTTCACATGTTGAAATG GTTCCAATTTTCCCCAATTTGGAGACATTAGTGATTTCTAACATGGACAACTTGAAGTCAATATGGCctaaccaactcactgaaaacTCCTTTTGCAAGTTGAAAGAAATGGAAATCACATCATGTGACCAGCTTTTGAATGTGTTCCCAAGTCATGTGCTAAACAAATTACAAAGCATGGAATCATTGAGTATAAGCAACTGTCTTGCACTAGAAGTTGTATATGAAATTGATGCtataagagaagaagaagagcttGAAATTTCATTGAGGACTTTATCTTTAGGAAATTTGCCAAATCTAAAGTATTTGTGGAATAAGGATCCTCAAGGAAATATCAAGTATCAAAACCTGTTTAAGGTTAAAGTAACAAAATGTGAAAGTCTAAAACATATGTTTCCATTTTCTGTGGCTAAAGATCTTTTGCAACTACAAGTCCTTGAGATAAGTGATTCTGGCGTAGAGGAAATTATCGCCAAAGATCAAGGAGAGGATAAAGAGGAACATGTTGGACTTGTTTTCACAAGATTACTGTCCTTAAAGTTTTTGAATTTGCAAGAACTTAGATGCTTTTGTAGTGGAAATCACAACTTTAGATTCCCATTGTTGAATAAATTATATGTGGTTGAGTGTCCTAAAATGGAGACTTTCTCTCATGGAATCTTAAGGGCATCAATTCTTAGAAAAATATGTTTGAACCAGAATGGAGATCAATGGTACTGGGAAGGTGACCTTAATACTACTATAAGAAATCTTTTCAATAGAG GTTTCCAAGGAAGACTATTGGTTTCATAG